A part of Haloarchaeobius sp. HME9146 genomic DNA contains:
- the secF gene encoding protein translocase subunit SecF: MSKFEVPEIDYTPYSNRQLAAVPLALLAVALVVILGWYVVFGTPVGLSTDFTGGTELTVQTDTPRSELDTAFEADIVSKQRVQGPSITEPTYILTFGPETDGQELADQAQANLQATCSNPDECELVQARQTTSPSFGSSARTTAAQGLFAAFLGMSILAFVFFRSFVPSIAIVISAFSDIVIPLAAMNLLGIKLSLGTVAALLMLIGYSVDSDILLNNHVLRRSGGFYDSVHRAMETGVTMTVTSIAAMAVMTVVATLFGIELMASIGLVLVLGLATDLVNTYMLNLSLLRWYKLGEVTPE; encoded by the coding sequence ATGAGCAAGTTCGAGGTACCGGAGATAGACTACACCCCGTACTCGAACCGCCAGCTGGCGGCAGTCCCCCTCGCGTTACTCGCTGTCGCTCTGGTGGTCATTCTCGGGTGGTACGTCGTGTTCGGGACACCGGTCGGGTTGAGCACCGACTTCACCGGTGGCACCGAACTCACGGTACAGACAGACACGCCACGAAGCGAACTCGACACAGCGTTCGAGGCGGACATCGTCTCGAAACAACGGGTCCAGGGCCCGTCCATCACGGAGCCGACCTACATCCTGACGTTCGGCCCCGAGACCGACGGACAGGAACTGGCCGACCAGGCGCAGGCGAACCTGCAAGCGACCTGTTCGAACCCCGACGAGTGTGAGCTCGTCCAGGCCCGTCAGACGACCTCGCCGAGCTTCGGGAGCAGCGCCCGGACGACCGCGGCACAGGGCCTGTTCGCCGCGTTCCTCGGCATGAGCATCCTCGCGTTCGTCTTCTTCCGCTCGTTCGTCCCCTCCATCGCCATCGTCATCTCGGCGTTCTCGGACATCGTCATCCCGCTGGCGGCGATGAACCTCCTCGGCATCAAGCTCTCGCTGGGGACCGTCGCCGCGCTCCTGATGCTCATCGGGTACTCGGTGGACTCCGACATCCTGCTGAACAACCACGTCCTCCGTCGCTCCGGTGGGTTCTACGACAGCGTCCACCGCGCGATGGAGACTGGTGTCACGATGACCGTCACGTCCATCGCCGCGATGGCCGTGATGACCGTCGTCGCGACGCTGTTCGGCATCGAGCTGATGGCCTCCATCGGCCTGGTGCTCGTCCTCGGTCTCGCGACCGACCTCGTCAACACGTACATGCTCAATCTCAGCCTGCTTCGCTGGTACAAGCTCGGGGAGGTGACGCCGGAATGA
- a CDS encoding DUF5812 family protein — MSEKTATFLVTEADEGSAVLRDVDTGQIHTLGENDGYERHQVVGATIAPVPPMEVVWEVVEEDYCHTVELVDSDLSPTTQAMDIAEELETGDIERVPRAGTGEIHVLSVPPEQTEQAAADVLEDPETIARAARVNAIRVEVRRSVEEGVLNVRYLPD, encoded by the coding sequence ATGAGCGAGAAGACCGCGACGTTCCTCGTGACCGAAGCCGACGAGGGCTCGGCCGTCCTGCGCGACGTGGACACCGGCCAGATTCACACCCTCGGCGAGAACGACGGCTACGAGCGCCACCAGGTGGTGGGCGCGACCATCGCACCCGTCCCCCCGATGGAGGTCGTCTGGGAGGTCGTCGAGGAGGACTACTGCCACACCGTCGAGCTGGTCGACAGCGACCTCTCGCCGACGACGCAGGCGATGGACATCGCCGAAGAGCTAGAGACTGGGGACATCGAGCGCGTCCCGCGCGCCGGCACCGGGGAGATTCACGTGCTCTCGGTGCCGCCGGAGCAGACCGAACAGGCCGCAGCAGACGTCCTGGAGGACCCCGAGACGATCGCCCGGGCGGCGCGGGTGAACGCGATTCGCGTCGAGGTCCGGCGCTCGGTGGAAGAGGGCGTGTTGAACGTGCGGTACCTGCCGGACTGA
- a CDS encoding glucose-6-phosphate isomerase: MYVDIGNALAEEASPGISRDALERLDTQVAQAHERIADGIANHEHGYAALDLPQTVDTAAIENAVAPFDDSEAVLNVGIGGSALGAATIADALDSDVDAYFLDNVDPEHVSALLADLPLEKTTVNVVSRSGTTAETLANFLVVQDAMESAGVDWTDRTFVTTGESGPLRTLSDRHDLPSLPVPDGVPGRFSALSTVGLACAAIQGHDLDELVAGAAEQQAKLSGSLFDSPAYAYGAISYALDVRGASVNAMMPYAESLETYSEWFAQLWAESLGKDGLGQTPARALGATDQHSQLQLYRAGPRDKLVTLVRPREYDDTEIPETEFDDLAYLGGKGLGTLLDAEFEATEASLSAAGRPNVRVELDRVDERGVGSLLYGMEAACVMAGELYGVDTFVQPAVEWGKKAARGLLGGGDFEEADAVAEKTELLVE; this comes from the coding sequence ATGTACGTCGACATCGGCAACGCGCTGGCCGAGGAGGCCTCCCCGGGCATCTCTCGGGACGCACTGGAGCGCCTGGACACACAGGTCGCGCAAGCCCACGAGCGCATCGCGGACGGGATCGCGAACCACGAGCACGGCTACGCCGCGCTCGACCTGCCCCAGACGGTCGACACTGCCGCCATCGAGAACGCGGTCGCGCCCTTCGACGACAGCGAGGCGGTCCTGAACGTCGGTATCGGCGGGAGCGCGCTCGGCGCGGCGACCATCGCGGACGCCCTCGACAGCGACGTCGACGCCTACTTCCTCGACAACGTGGACCCGGAGCACGTCTCCGCCCTGCTCGCCGACCTGCCCCTCGAGAAGACGACCGTGAACGTCGTCTCCCGGTCGGGCACCACCGCCGAGACGCTCGCGAACTTCCTCGTCGTGCAGGACGCGATGGAGTCCGCAGGTGTGGACTGGACCGACCGGACCTTCGTCACGACCGGCGAGTCCGGCCCCCTCCGGACGCTCTCGGACCGCCACGACCTCCCGTCGCTCCCGGTCCCCGACGGCGTCCCGGGCCGGTTCTCCGCGCTCTCGACCGTCGGACTGGCCTGTGCAGCCATCCAGGGCCACGACCTCGACGAACTCGTCGCTGGGGCCGCCGAGCAGCAGGCGAAGCTCTCGGGCTCGCTGTTCGACTCGCCCGCCTACGCCTACGGTGCCATCTCCTACGCCCTCGACGTCCGGGGCGCGTCGGTGAACGCGATGATGCCCTACGCCGAATCCCTCGAGACCTATTCCGAATGGTTCGCCCAGCTCTGGGCCGAAAGCCTCGGGAAAGATGGCCTCGGCCAGACGCCCGCCCGGGCGCTCGGCGCGACCGACCAGCACTCCCAGCTCCAGCTCTATCGCGCCGGCCCCCGTGACAAGCTGGTGACCCTCGTCCGGCCCCGCGAGTACGACGACACCGAGATTCCGGAGACCGAGTTCGACGACCTGGCCTACCTCGGCGGGAAGGGCCTGGGGACCCTCCTCGACGCCGAGTTCGAGGCCACCGAGGCCAGCCTCTCCGCGGCGGGCCGCCCGAACGTCCGGGTCGAACTCGACCGCGTGGACGAGCGCGGCGTCGGCTCGCTGCTGTACGGGATGGAGGCCGCCTGCGTCATGGCGGGCGAACTCTACGGTGTCGACACCTTCGTCCAGCCGGCGGTCGAGTGGGGCAAGAAGGCCGCCCGCGGCCTGCTCGGCGGCGGTGACTTCGAGGAGGCCGACGCGGTGGCCGAGAAGACCGAGCTGCTCGTCGAGTAA
- a CDS encoding CPBP family intramembrane glutamic endopeptidase yields the protein MDDSLVDRTGSPSPSPPSKVTAAMTAKTVLRFALLGFASLPVLVVYQLVLYMGAVLVFGQFEPTGPKGQIISVLSLGLGTLTLAIAYLKYSDRDWSFVDLRVPTLRDVGWAVGGFVILLLGFIAITSLINVLGLSTAQHSTAQQAQQGDPALLLPLIPLSLLIIGPGEELLYRNVIQKSLYTHFSKVGAVAVASAIFALVHIPAYATGSGPAALASSLAVIFVLALVLGGVYARTENVLVPAFIHGAYNALAFASSYVDLTNNAVESAFVTLFALV from the coding sequence ATGGACGATTCGCTCGTCGACCGCACCGGCTCGCCCTCGCCCTCCCCGCCATCGAAGGTGACGGCGGCCATGACCGCGAAGACCGTGTTGCGGTTCGCGCTGCTCGGGTTCGCCTCCCTCCCGGTCCTCGTCGTGTACCAGCTGGTCCTCTACATGGGAGCAGTCCTGGTCTTCGGCCAGTTCGAGCCGACCGGGCCGAAGGGGCAGATAATCTCGGTCCTCAGCCTCGGCCTGGGGACGCTCACGCTCGCCATCGCCTATCTGAAGTACTCAGACCGGGACTGGTCGTTCGTCGACCTGCGGGTCCCGACGCTCCGTGACGTGGGCTGGGCCGTCGGTGGGTTCGTCATCCTGCTCCTGGGATTCATCGCCATCACCTCCCTCATCAACGTCCTGGGGCTCTCGACCGCCCAGCACAGCACCGCCCAGCAGGCACAGCAGGGCGACCCCGCGCTGTTGCTCCCGCTCATCCCCCTCTCGCTGCTCATCATCGGCCCGGGCGAGGAGCTGCTCTACCGCAACGTCATCCAGAAGTCGCTGTACACGCACTTCAGCAAGGTCGGTGCGGTCGCCGTCGCCAGCGCCATCTTCGCGCTGGTCCACATCCCGGCCTACGCGACCGGCAGTGGTCCCGCCGCACTGGCGTCCTCGCTCGCGGTCATCTTCGTGCTCGCGCTCGTGCTCGGCGGCGTGTACGCCCGGACCGAGAACGTCCTCGTGCCGGCGTTCATCCACGGAGCGTACAACGCGCTGGCGTTCGCCAGCAGCTACGTCGACCTGACGAACAACGCCGTCGAGAGCGCGTTCGTCACCCTGTTCGCGCTCGTGTGA
- a CDS encoding CopG family transcriptional regulator, with the protein MTKRYSIVCGEDMSERVDALAQEFDLTEQAVLRQLIERGLEQVEK; encoded by the coding sequence ATGACGAAGCGGTACTCCATCGTCTGCGGTGAGGACATGAGCGAGCGGGTCGACGCGCTCGCACAAGAGTTCGACCTCACCGAACAGGCGGTGCTCCGGCAACTCATCGAACGGGGCCTCGAACAGGTCGAAAAGTAG
- a CDS encoding NOB1 family endonuclease: MYVLDSSAFINEYHTSNDTATIPMVRDELEGESVYRYDAMEGAGMHVHIPDTETTERVRRAAKETGDLDVLSDTDIRLVAATFELDGTLVTDDYAMQNVAEKLNVGVEVIARDGIDERRDWRFQCAGCGREFDENKERCPICGSALSRKNPSN, from the coding sequence ATGTACGTTCTCGACTCTTCCGCGTTCATCAACGAGTACCACACGTCCAACGACACCGCCACCATCCCCATGGTCCGGGACGAGCTCGAAGGTGAGAGCGTCTACCGGTACGACGCCATGGAGGGGGCCGGGATGCACGTCCACATCCCCGACACCGAGACGACCGAGCGCGTCCGGCGGGCCGCCAAGGAGACGGGCGACCTCGACGTGCTCTCGGATACCGACATCCGGCTGGTCGCCGCGACGTTCGAACTCGACGGCACGCTCGTCACCGACGACTACGCCATGCAGAACGTCGCCGAGAAACTCAACGTCGGCGTCGAGGTCATCGCTCGCGACGGCATCGACGAGCGCCGCGACTGGCGGTTCCAGTGTGCGGGCTGTGGTCGCGAGTTCGACGAGAACAAGGAGCGCTGCCCGATCTGCGGGAGCGCGCTCTCGCGGAAGAACCCCTCGAACTAG
- a CDS encoding PRC-barrel domain-containing protein: protein MSDILAENLSGKSVMGSDGTELGMLYNITMDLKSGRLDDLVVEPGDETPTRAIDYNRDESGRFRVPVDNVQAVKDYIVVQR from the coding sequence ATGTCCGACATACTCGCGGAGAACCTCTCGGGGAAGTCCGTCATGGGCTCTGACGGGACGGAACTTGGGATGCTGTACAACATCACGATGGACCTGAAGAGCGGCCGACTCGACGACCTCGTCGTCGAACCCGGTGACGAGACGCCCACTCGCGCGATCGACTACAACCGTGACGAGAGCGGGCGCTTCCGGGTCCCGGTGGACAACGTGCAGGCAGTGAAGGATTACATCGTCGTCCAGCGGTAA
- the infB gene encoding translation initiation factor IF-2 has protein sequence MSDTDSSETDTASNTLRTPIVAVLGHVDHGKTSLLDKIRGSAVIEGEAGAITQHIGATAVPLEVVSKMAGSLVDPDDFDLPGLLFIDTPGHHSFSTLRSRGGALADIAVLVVDVNDGFQPQTLEAIDILQNTQTPFIVAANKVDTVPGWNANEDAPIQQTYDAQSDRVRNDLDQRLYSIIGELSDNGFSADMYWRVQDFQKNVGVVPVSAMTGEGIPDLLAVMMGLSQRYMKEAMAIDVTGPGVGTVLEVKEERGFGTTIDLVLYDGIIREDDTIVVGSKNEPIVTEVRALLQPRPLAEIRTESRFERVDEVKAASGIKVAAPDLDKAMSGAPVRVVGDRDLDEVVAEVEAELAEFAVSTEEEGVVVKADTLGSLEAMANALEEAEIPIVRAEVGDIAPRDVSVASTADDDLHRTILGFNVDVLKDAENRADIDDVRIYTDDVIYQLIEEYEEFVESTKQAQQDTVLKNIARPCRFQILPDHTFRQNNPAVVGVEILSGTLRKNQNVVKFEGNDPKRVGSVKGIQDQGEDVDEARAGNRVSVAIDGPTVGRQIEENDELWIELPEKHAKILEQELKEEIPMDEREALSFYLEKRRKVDPFWGK, from the coding sequence ATGTCTGATACAGATTCCTCCGAAACCGACACAGCATCCAACACGCTGAGGACACCCATCGTGGCCGTCCTCGGCCACGTGGACCACGGCAAGACCAGCCTTCTCGACAAAATCCGCGGCTCCGCCGTCATCGAGGGTGAGGCCGGGGCCATCACCCAGCACATCGGCGCGACCGCGGTCCCGCTCGAGGTCGTCTCCAAGATGGCCGGGTCGCTCGTCGACCCGGACGACTTCGACCTCCCCGGGCTCCTGTTCATCGACACGCCCGGCCACCACTCGTTCAGCACGCTTCGCTCCCGTGGTGGCGCACTGGCCGACATCGCCGTCCTCGTCGTGGACGTGAACGACGGCTTCCAGCCACAGACTCTGGAGGCCATCGACATCCTGCAGAACACCCAGACCCCCTTCATCGTCGCCGCCAACAAGGTCGACACCGTCCCCGGCTGGAACGCCAACGAGGACGCCCCCATCCAGCAGACCTACGACGCCCAGTCCGACCGCGTCCGGAACGACCTCGACCAGCGGCTCTACTCCATCATCGGCGAACTCTCCGACAACGGCTTCTCCGCGGACATGTACTGGCGCGTGCAGGACTTCCAGAAGAACGTCGGGGTCGTCCCCGTCTCCGCGATGACCGGCGAGGGTATCCCGGACCTCCTCGCCGTCATGATGGGCCTCTCCCAGCGCTACATGAAGGAGGCCATGGCCATCGACGTGACCGGCCCCGGCGTCGGAACCGTCCTCGAGGTCAAGGAGGAGCGCGGCTTCGGGACCACCATCGACCTCGTCCTCTACGACGGCATCATCCGCGAGGACGACACCATCGTCGTCGGCAGCAAGAACGAGCCCATCGTCACCGAGGTGCGCGCCCTCCTGCAGCCGCGCCCGCTCGCCGAGATCCGGACCGAGTCCCGCTTCGAGCGCGTCGACGAGGTGAAAGCGGCCTCCGGTATCAAGGTCGCCGCCCCCGACCTCGACAAGGCGATGTCCGGCGCGCCGGTCCGCGTCGTCGGCGACCGTGACCTCGACGAGGTCGTCGCCGAAGTGGAGGCCGAACTCGCCGAGTTCGCCGTCTCCACCGAGGAGGAAGGCGTCGTCGTCAAGGCCGACACCCTCGGCTCGCTCGAAGCCATGGCGAACGCCCTCGAAGAGGCGGAGATTCCCATCGTCCGCGCCGAGGTCGGCGACATCGCCCCGCGCGACGTGAGCGTCGCCTCGACGGCCGACGACGACCTCCACCGGACCATCCTCGGCTTCAACGTCGACGTGCTGAAAGACGCCGAGAACCGCGCCGACATCGACGACGTGCGCATCTACACGGACGACGTCATCTACCAGCTCATCGAGGAGTACGAGGAGTTCGTCGAGAGCACGAAGCAGGCCCAGCAGGACACCGTCCTGAAGAACATCGCCCGCCCGTGCCGGTTCCAGATCCTCCCCGACCACACCTTCCGCCAGAACAACCCCGCCGTCGTCGGCGTCGAGATCCTCTCGGGGACCCTCCGCAAGAACCAGAACGTCGTGAAGTTCGAGGGGAACGACCCGAAACGCGTCGGCTCCGTCAAGGGTATCCAGGACCAGGGTGAGGACGTCGACGAGGCCCGCGCCGGCAACCGCGTCTCGGTCGCCATCGACGGCCCCACGGTGGGTCGCCAGATCGAGGAGAACGACGAACTCTGGATCGAACTCCCCGAGAAGCACGCGAAGATACTGGAGCAAGAACTCAAAGAGGAGATCCCGATGGACGAGCGCGAAGCACTCTCGTTCTACCTCGAAAAACGCCGCAAGGTCGACCCGTTCTGGGGCAAGTAA
- a CDS encoding type II CAAX endopeptidase family protein, translated as MSARWPRANVAWRIASAEVQRNGRRYIGSRHHEALLVLALVLLAPVFVVFVQAAMAVGRSLAAGDPTTVSAARYYLPGVVVFVVVLGAIQAGRRVLSLDAREMMLTAVPVRTLVRGLLLADLFEWTVVFLTPATILVLAVAVGAGSPILAVAGTLAVATLFVAAILFGYALGLLVRLGLRRVPLPTSVRSVLGALGGVTAAVMAGGLVAFAGSIAVHGPAPTATTGTGAGGVLAQVSIPVATLPAGDPLSRLSWYADLLFVGTPAVETLTTATLVAAVAVVLTIPGSLTVISVFSPSFWYGDAPLSSDGRTHIGSQSVRSPSPTRRVATRLWWRAVRSPHRHGYVFYYLFAVGTLLVPVVVYPSLALTLVGTSFVLLGVWLAGALFGLNPLGEEEEMLAQLLLATMPAAVLLRARMMLGVLVGVPLVLVGTTLLALGPLAPLDALAVGGYWVALTLASAAFALGVGTLAPRYTPVRLFARVESVAPSVTAIVYHLVATTVLVAAGPALVLAEFDLLLVVGFLFGLLVLVTDGSYRYALESFEAVGRDPGRVRWSRRLAVHLAVGVAVIGTLVSSAVGLAALVVLPGDGVTDLVLLFVAGYFGYLLVVVLILEGFGDGIRGMDVYWLSDSDVTHVIAGVAATGAVEMGVVAMAWYFDLPVAEHTLVSYAALGGAGLLLSVLPLVLLVNGPIEELMFRGVIQRNLDRSFTTAGAVMVGSAVFAIAHLPMYSGTPAAVGMALAQLFAISIVWGTVYARTHNLAVPMLCHGVSNALAVALLLL; from the coding sequence ATGAGCGCGCGCTGGCCGCGGGCGAACGTCGCCTGGCGCATCGCGAGCGCCGAGGTCCAGCGCAACGGCCGGCGCTACATCGGGAGTCGCCACCACGAGGCGTTGCTGGTGCTCGCGCTCGTCCTGCTCGCGCCGGTGTTCGTGGTGTTCGTGCAGGCAGCCATGGCGGTCGGCCGGTCGCTCGCGGCCGGTGACCCGACCACGGTCAGCGCGGCCCGGTACTACCTGCCGGGCGTCGTCGTGTTCGTCGTCGTCCTCGGGGCCATCCAGGCCGGGCGGCGGGTGCTGTCGCTCGATGCGAGAGAGATGATGCTGACGGCGGTCCCGGTGCGGACGCTCGTTCGCGGCCTGTTGCTCGCCGACCTGTTCGAGTGGACCGTGGTCTTCCTGACGCCGGCCACCATCCTCGTGCTGGCGGTGGCGGTCGGTGCTGGCTCGCCGATACTCGCCGTCGCCGGGACGCTCGCCGTCGCCACCCTGTTCGTCGCGGCCATCCTGTTCGGGTACGCACTCGGGCTGCTGGTCCGGCTCGGCCTTCGACGGGTCCCCCTGCCCACGTCGGTCCGGTCGGTCCTGGGCGCGCTCGGGGGTGTGACCGCGGCAGTTATGGCGGGTGGGCTGGTCGCCTTCGCAGGCAGCATCGCGGTCCACGGCCCGGCACCGACGGCGACCACCGGGACCGGAGCCGGTGGGGTACTCGCGCAGGTCTCGATTCCGGTGGCGACCCTGCCCGCGGGCGACCCGCTCTCGCGACTCTCGTGGTACGCCGACCTGCTGTTCGTCGGCACGCCCGCCGTCGAGACGCTGACGACCGCGACCCTCGTCGCCGCCGTCGCCGTCGTGTTGACCATCCCGGGCAGTCTGACCGTCATCTCCGTGTTCTCGCCGAGTTTCTGGTACGGTGACGCACCGCTGTCGAGCGACGGCCGTACCCACATCGGCTCGCAGTCGGTCAGGTCACCCTCGCCCACTCGCCGCGTCGCGACCCGGCTCTGGTGGCGCGCCGTTCGGTCCCCGCACCGCCACGGCTACGTCTTCTACTACCTGTTCGCGGTCGGGACGCTGCTGGTGCCCGTCGTGGTGTATCCCTCGCTCGCGTTGACGCTGGTCGGCACGTCGTTCGTCCTACTCGGCGTCTGGCTCGCCGGCGCGCTGTTCGGGCTGAACCCGCTCGGAGAGGAGGAGGAGATGCTCGCCCAGCTCCTGCTGGCGACGATGCCAGCGGCCGTCCTGTTGCGGGCCCGGATGATGCTCGGGGTCCTCGTCGGTGTCCCGCTGGTGCTCGTCGGGACGACCCTGCTCGCGCTCGGGCCACTGGCACCCCTCGACGCCCTGGCGGTCGGCGGGTACTGGGTCGCGCTGACGCTCGCCAGCGCGGCGTTCGCCCTCGGTGTGGGGACGCTCGCGCCGCGGTACACCCCGGTCAGGCTGTTCGCCCGGGTCGAGAGCGTCGCGCCCTCGGTGACCGCCATCGTCTACCACCTCGTCGCCACGACCGTGCTCGTCGCGGCCGGACCGGCGCTGGTGCTTGCCGAGTTCGACCTGCTGCTCGTCGTCGGCTTCCTGTTCGGCCTGCTCGTACTCGTCACCGACGGCTCCTACCGCTACGCCCTCGAATCGTTCGAGGCCGTCGGCCGCGACCCCGGCCGCGTCCGCTGGTCGCGCCGCCTTGCGGTCCACCTCGCCGTCGGCGTCGCGGTCATCGGGACCCTCGTCTCCTCGGCGGTCGGGCTGGCCGCGCTCGTCGTCCTGCCGGGCGACGGCGTCACCGACCTCGTGTTGCTGTTCGTCGCGGGCTACTTCGGCTACCTGCTCGTCGTCGTGCTCATCCTGGAGGGATTCGGGGACGGTATCCGCGGGATGGACGTCTACTGGCTCTCCGACTCCGACGTCACGCACGTCATCGCCGGTGTCGCCGCCACCGGTGCGGTCGAGATGGGTGTCGTCGCCATGGCGTGGTACTTCGACCTCCCCGTGGCCGAGCACACGCTGGTCTCCTACGCGGCGCTGGGCGGGGCCGGGCTCTTGCTCTCGGTCCTCCCGCTCGTGTTGCTCGTCAACGGGCCCATCGAGGAGCTGATGTTCCGGGGCGTCATCCAGCGCAACCTCGACCGCTCCTTCACGACTGCGGGCGCGGTGATGGTCGGCTCGGCGGTGTTTGCAATCGCCCACCTGCCGATGTACTCTGGAACCCCGGCCGCGGTCGGGATGGCGCTCGCCCAGCTGTTCGCCATCTCCATCGTCTGGGGGACGGTGTACGCCCGCACCCACAACCTCGCGGTGCCGATGCTCTGTCACGGCGTGAGCAACGCACTGGCGGTCGCGCTGCTGTTGTTGTGA
- a CDS encoding ABC transporter ATP-binding protein — MRRGEEQLAITASGLRKVYGPVVAVEGLDLAVPRGTVYGFLGPNGAGKTTTMGMLTTLVPPTAGTAAIVGVSIADREGVKPHVGYLPDEPPLYDEFTAREQLGFVADLRQLEPEAAATRIDTLLDQVGLADVADERIESYSRGTRQKVGLVQAMLHEPKVLFLDEPTSGLDPRAAREVLDLIDGLADGGTTVFLSSHALSVVEELADVVGVLHLGKLVAEGTPAELTQRVADGERSLERVFLDLTADQSEVSV, encoded by the coding sequence ATGAGACGGGGCGAGGAGCAACTGGCGATAACGGCGTCCGGACTGCGGAAAGTGTACGGGCCGGTCGTCGCCGTCGAGGGGCTCGACCTCGCCGTACCACGGGGGACCGTCTACGGGTTCCTCGGGCCGAACGGGGCGGGGAAGACGACGACGATGGGGATGCTGACGACGCTGGTGCCACCCACGGCGGGGACGGCGGCCATCGTCGGGGTCTCCATCGCCGACCGTGAGGGCGTCAAGCCCCACGTGGGCTATCTGCCCGACGAGCCGCCGCTGTACGACGAGTTCACGGCACGCGAGCAACTGGGGTTCGTGGCGGACCTGCGCCAGCTGGAGCCCGAGGCGGCGGCGACCCGCATCGACACGCTGCTCGACCAGGTCGGACTGGCGGACGTGGCCGACGAGCGCATCGAGTCCTACTCGCGAGGGACGCGCCAGAAGGTCGGGCTGGTGCAGGCGATGTTGCACGAGCCCAAAGTGCTGTTCCTCGACGAGCCGACGAGCGGGCTGGACCCGCGGGCGGCCCGTGAGGTACTCGACCTCATCGACGGGCTCGCCGACGGCGGGACGACGGTGTTCCTCTCCTCGCACGCCCTGTCGGTCGTCGAGGAGCTGGCGGACGTTGTCGGGGTACTCCACCTCGGGAAGCTGGTCGCCGAGGGCACGCCCGCGGAGTTGACCCAGCGCGTCGCCGACGGTGAGCGCTCGCTGGAGCGGGTGTTCCTCGACCTGACGGCCGACCAGTCGGAGGTGTCGGTATGA
- a CDS encoding DUF5811 family protein, with translation MNGNNPYAGLPGSTQAGKRADVDVPELSPDQTRALRRDVTAIAARTREFLPSEYVVNGDVTQGISGPQATVAVRPPAGHPVSAGFTPDIDDVEGEYLIDPDEQAEVARGLAASAALQVKQAIQDSVTPTAR, from the coding sequence ATGAACGGAAACAATCCGTATGCCGGACTCCCGGGCAGTACGCAGGCCGGGAAACGCGCAGACGTGGACGTGCCGGAACTCTCCCCCGACCAGACGCGGGCCCTGCGCCGCGACGTGACGGCTATCGCGGCACGCACCCGGGAGTTCCTCCCGAGCGAGTACGTCGTCAACGGCGACGTGACACAGGGCATCAGCGGGCCGCAGGCGACGGTGGCCGTTCGGCCGCCGGCGGGCCACCCCGTCAGTGCCGGGTTCACGCCGGACATCGACGACGTCGAGGGCGAGTACCTCATCGACCCGGACGAGCAAGCGGAGGTCGCCCGCGGGCTGGCCGCCTCGGCGGCCCTGCAGGTCAAGCAGGCGATTCAGGACTCCGTCACCCCTACGGCGCGATAG
- a CDS encoding pyruvoyl-dependent arginine decarboxylase, which yields MEPIRIVWGQATGPTEMSSYDAALAEAGVENYNLVAVSSVIPQDAEVEVVGTAPDLGPVGERLTVVQARATTTEPGHVSAGLGWAQSPEGGLFYEASGDTDEADVDERVRRGLAAGQALRDWEFGEPHVKVESAAVEPGTYTTAVVLAVYGGSDPLL from the coding sequence ATGGAGCCGATTCGCATCGTCTGGGGCCAGGCGACCGGCCCGACCGAGATGTCGTCCTACGACGCGGCGCTCGCCGAGGCTGGCGTGGAGAACTACAACCTCGTCGCCGTCTCCTCCGTGATTCCACAGGACGCCGAGGTCGAGGTCGTCGGCACGGCACCCGACCTCGGCCCGGTCGGGGAGCGACTGACGGTCGTGCAGGCGCGGGCGACGACCACGGAACCGGGGCACGTCAGCGCGGGGCTTGGCTGGGCGCAGTCACCCGAAGGTGGCCTGTTCTACGAGGCATCCGGTGACACCGACGAGGCGGACGTGGACGAGCGCGTCCGGCGCGGGCTGGCGGCCGGACAGGCGCTTCGCGACTGGGAGTTCGGGGAGCCACACGTGAAGGTCGAGAGCGCCGCGGTCGAGCCCGGAACCTACACGACGGCGGTCGTGCTGGCGGTGTACGGCGGCAGCGACCCGCTGCTCTGA